CTTCAACTGGGTTCCGCTCAGATACTAATGTTAGGTGCTTGTCTAAGCCATATAGACGTATATGCTGCCACTCATCCCAAAAAGCTGAATGCCAACGCAAGAGACTGATATCGTTACCTATGCGTTTTTTGTCAAGTCGATAAAGCAGCATATTCCATTGTTGCAGCAATGGATAGGACACCCAAGGTCGCCATGAGTTAATAGTTACTCCCACGCCAAACGCCACGCCAAGCGCCACGCCAAAGTGCTGGTAAAACTCCACGCGTAAGTGCTTGTCCTCCACGCGTAAGTTCTTGTAAGACCCGTCAAACGCCACGGCAAACGCCACGGCAAACGCCACGGCAGCCACGCCTAACGCTAACGCCACGCCAACCCCGATGCCAACCCCGGTGCCAAACGCCCCATACGCCACGCCAAACGCCACGCCAAACGCCACGCCTAACACCACGCCAAACGCCACGCCAACCCCGGTGCCAAACGCCCCAAACGCCCCAAACGCCCCAAACGCCCCAAACGCCACGCCAAACGCCACGCCAAACGCCATGCCAAACGCCACGCCAAACGCCACGCCTAACACCACGCAAAACGCCCCAAACGCCACGCCTAACACCACGCAAAACACCACGCCAAACACCACCACGTCAAACGCTATGTTTTCTGATGGTTTACTGAATATCAACAACACCAAGCCAAAAATTAAATTAGCAAGGAGGGGTAAGACCAAGTACCCCTGTATTAGCAGCCGCCACAAAGCCAGGTTTCGCCATCGTCCTCGTCTCAACAGAAACAATAGAGATGAGTTCGGTTCTAAATCAGCATCAATACGTTTGAGGTGGTTACGCCACGCCTTTGGACGGAAGAAAAGCCAGAAAAGCAGTTGCAAGCTACCGAGTATCAAGTTGGGGTGCTGTTCGGGTGCATCGGTGTAGGCGTTGCGTGGTATGTTTGGGGAAGTCATGTTGGTTTTGGTTTGTTTGAGTTCCTCTGTCTGAGTTCACACCCGCCAAGGAATAAATTCCCTGGCTAATAGCGAAAGTCCTCTTTAGAGGACTGCAAAACTTAATCTTTCAAGGGTTCAGTCGGTTTAAACCGACTTTAGCTATTAGCCCGGAAATTGATTTCCGGGCGGGTGTGGGGGCTTACTGCGGTTTTAATCGCCCGGTGTTTTCAATAAATGAGCAAATGGCTGCATTTGTCGCAACCCTTCATCTCGCCAATCATCGCTATTATCCCCATCTTCTAGACTAAATAATCTTTCCATACAAAGAATTTGCACCAAAAGTGGAAAACGTCCACTTTGTGTTAAAATCCACTCTACATCTTCATCAGGAAAAGGAATAGGAGAACTCGCTATCAATTCCCGCGCTTCTGCTTCTGTCAGCGCTCCCAATGTGGCAGTATAGCCGAAAATATTGAAGAAGGGTGAGCTATGTCCGGTATTATGTGCTAGTTCAACTGGTGAAGAATGGGTTGCTAAAATAAACGCTAAATTACCATCTGTAGAGTTAGTTGCCAAAGAACGCAAACATTCCCAAAATGCATCATCAAGTTCTGGACAGCGTTGCAATCCTACGCCAATTTCATCTAATAAAATAACTGTGGGATTATGCAAATTTTCACTCATTAAATCCATGAAGTAATCAAGATTACAAGGATTTGGTACTTTCATTCCTAAAGATTCTAAAATGTAACTTAGTAGTCTTTCTCTGTTTGCCATGCGTTGGTCTTGAAAGTCTACGAATATCCACTTGTAATTTTCTGGATGCGGTAGCCAATCAGACTTTTGATTGAGGCGTAAATTTTCTGTTGAGGTGGTGGTGATGTTTTTCAGGTAGTGCAGCAGGGAGGTTTTACCGCTGCGTTTTTTGCCGATAATGGCTGCGTTTTGTAGGGGATGGCGTTTAAGTAGGTTGAAAAGGCGTTTAAGTTCGTAATTACGTCCGAAAAAGTAGCGAGGATCGGTGATTGGGGTTCCGGTGATGAAAGGCGATCGCTCTTCTCTTCCTATTACAGGTTTATAAAGTTCTTTTGTATACAGATTTGGTATAAGATGTTCTGGCAGACTATATAGTTGAATTTCTACGCAACCAAACTGATAAGCGTCTTCTATTGAACGATTTGCGACTAATGCTTTATAAAAACCAACTGCGAAGGCGATCGCTGCTTTATCACCGATAGCGTCATTCATCCCAATTACAAAGGGGATGTGTTGGGCGATCGCAAGAGCCTGTATTTCAGAATAACAGGCATTCAACACCACACAATTAACTTGCAATGAGAATAACTTGAACATTGCAGCTAAAGCATCAGGCTTAACAGGCTGAACTTTGCCTATTTCATTTTCAAAACACAGTTCACCTGTACTTTTTCCATGTCCAGAAAAGTGTATAATTTCCGGTTGAATATCAAATATCGCTTGTGTGATATCTCCGACGCGGACTGACTCTTGCTGTTCAAGTTGATACTTATCTGTTTTGGCTATTTGCAGCCTTGCTTTGATATCTCGCAACTCTTGAAATAATCTTAACCGAGATTCATCGCTCGGATCGGCTGCTAAAAACAGAATTTTTACAGGGATATCACTGTTCATTCATGAAACAATGAAAGTAACATTATTTATCAATTTTTATATATTACAGTAGATTTCAGTTAAATGAAGTACATACGTAAAACCTAAAACCCTGTAGAGACGTTCCGCCGGAACGTCTCTACGTATATTTAATCACAACGCAATCTGCTGTATATGATGGTTTATACGAACTTACCCCAATATCGGGCTTAAAAACGTTATCGGGGTTTAAAGTTCTTTCATCGGTTTCGTTACTGTGGGTTTGATGAGCGTTTGCGCTGAATAATCTCAGGTAACTCGTTTACGTTAAGGGGTTTGGCATTTGCTTTAATCCGGTCTGATAACTCATAAAACGCTTCGTTATCGTCTGGATGCTGCAATACGTAAGCTCTCAAATCGCCTTTACTCATTGTTTTGAAATTCGGTTTGGTCATAACCAACTCTTCCTTCTTTGTCAACTGTTATCTCTATCTCGTTACCTGCCAAAATCACCAAATCATCTGTTCTTTCATCTATTCTGACTAAATATATGGGTAGAAATATTTTGGTTAACAAGTACGAGAGCCGGAATAGTTCTTTAAGTTGTTCGACTGTTGGCTCCATCTTACCTCCTCGTTAACTTTTATACGGGCGGGTTCCCCCGCCCCCTATTTCCTACACTCCGCAACTCAACTCGCCGGCTTTTTGGCTAAAGCGACTGTTTTCGCGATAGTCCACAGGACAATCTATCACTGCTGGGACATCTTGTGCCAAAGCTTCTTTGAGAATTGGAACTAAATCAGTAGCAGATTCAACGCGATAGCCTTTTAAACCCATACTTTCGGCAAATTTGACAAAATCGGGATTGCCAAAATGCACAAAAGACGATCTACCTTTGCCAAAATGATTTTCTTGTTTCCACTCAATTAAACCGTAGCCACCATCATTAAAAATTAAAGTGACAAAAGGTGTACCAACTCGCAAAGCAGTTTCTAATTCTTGGCAATTCATCATAAATCCACCATCACCAGTTGCAGCTACAACTTTACGGTTGGGATAAACGAGTTTTGCTGCTAAAGCACCAGGAATGGCAATTCCCATCGCTGCAAAGCCATTAGAAATAAGACAAGTATTCGGACTATGACAATGATAATGACGGGCTATCCACATTTTATGTGCGCCGACATCAGATATGACAATATCTTCTGGTCCCATCACTTGCCGCAAGTCATAAATTAACTTTTGTGGCTTTATCGGAAATCCATCATCATTGGCATATTGTTCGTAATCTGCACGAATATTTGAGCGTAAATTGATGGCAAATGGGTTATGTTTACCTTGTCTATCTGCTAACTTTAAAATCTCATTCAGTGAATCAGAAATATCCCCAACTACTTCAGTGCGAGGAACATAACTACTATCAATTTCTGCCGGATTTGCCCCAATATGCACAATGGTAACTTTACCGTTAGGATTCCATTTTTTCGGAGAAAACTCAATCAAATCATAGCCGATCGCTATCACTAAATCTGTATTATCAAAAGCACAAGTGATAAAATCTCGCTGTTGCAATCCCACTGACCACAATGCCAAAGGATGAG
This Tolypothrix sp. NIES-4075 DNA region includes the following protein-coding sequences:
- a CDS encoding acetolactate synthase large subunit, whose protein sequence is MNTADLLVQCLENEGVQYVFGLPGEENLHVLEALKNSSIQFITTRHEQGAAFMADVYGRLTGKAGVCLSTLGPGATNLMTGVADANLDGAPLVAITGQVGTDRMHIESHQYLDLVAMFAPVTKWTKQIVRPSITPEVVRKAFKVAQTEKPGAVHIDVPENIAAMPVEGKPLQKHNIEKTYASFASIRAAAAAISQAVNPLILVGNGAIRAQASDAVTQFATQMNIPVANTFMGKGVIPYTHPLALWSVGLQQRDFITCAFDNTDLVIAIGYDLIEFSPKKWNPNGKVTIVHIGANPAEIDSSYVPRTEVVGDISDSLNEILKLADRQGKHNPFAINLRSNIRADYEQYANDDGFPIKPQKLIYDLRQVMGPEDIVISDVGAHKMWIARHYHCHSPNTCLISNGFAAMGIAIPGALAAKLVYPNRKVVAATGDGGFMMNCQELETALRVGTPFVTLIFNDGGYGLIEWKQENHFGKGRSSFVHFGNPDFVKFAESMGLKGYRVESATDLVPILKEALAQDVPAVIDCPVDYRENSRFSQKAGELSCGV
- a CDS encoding CHAT domain-containing protein, encoding MNSDIPVKILFLAADPSDESRLRLFQELRDIKARLQIAKTDKYQLEQQESVRVGDITQAIFDIQPEIIHFSGHGKSTGELCFENEIGKVQPVKPDALAAMFKLFSLQVNCVVLNACYSEIQALAIAQHIPFVIGMNDAIGDKAAIAFAVGFYKALVANRSIEDAYQFGCVEIQLYSLPEHLIPNLYTKELYKPVIGREERSPFITGTPITDPRYFFGRNYELKRLFNLLKRHPLQNAAIIGKKRSGKTSLLHYLKNITTTSTENLRLNQKSDWLPHPENYKWIFVDFQDQRMANRERLLSYILESLGMKVPNPCNLDYFMDLMSENLHNPTVILLDEIGVGLQRCPELDDAFWECLRSLATNSTDGNLAFILATHSSPVELAHNTGHSSPFFNIFGYTATLGALTEAEARELIASSPIPFPDEDVEWILTQSGRFPLLVQILCMERLFSLEDGDNSDDWRDEGLRQMQPFAHLLKTPGD
- a CDS encoding DUF6888 family protein: MEPTVEQLKELFRLSYLLTKIFLPIYLVRIDERTDDLVILAGNEIEITVDKEGRVGYDQTEFQNNE
- a CDS encoding DUF6887 family protein, whose amino-acid sequence is MSKGDLRAYVLQHPDDNEAFYELSDRIKANAKPLNVNELPEIIQRKRSSNPQ